A portion of the Microlunatus phosphovorus NM-1 genome contains these proteins:
- a CDS encoding MmcQ/YjbR family DNA-binding protein — protein sequence MADYTSADVEMQLTRLRAACLALPQTSERLSHGGPCFFIREKKCFVMFLDDHHCDGRLAIWCAAPEGAQAEMLETEPDRFFRPPYVGHRGWLGVHLRTVTDEELTAIVTEAFRTIAPPTVLRLM from the coding sequence GTGGCCGACTACACGAGCGCTGACGTCGAGATGCAGCTGACCCGTCTGCGGGCCGCCTGTCTGGCGCTGCCGCAGACCTCGGAACGCCTCAGCCACGGCGGGCCGTGCTTCTTCATCCGGGAGAAGAAGTGCTTTGTGATGTTCCTCGACGACCATCATTGCGACGGTCGGCTGGCGATCTGGTGTGCGGCGCCCGAGGGCGCTCAGGCCGAGATGCTCGAGACGGAACCGGACCGCTTCTTCCGTCCCCCGTATGTCGGGCATCGTGGCTGGCTCGGCGTGCACCTGCGCACCGTCACCGATGAGGAGTTGACCGCGATCGTCACCGAGGCGTTCCGCACCATCGCGCCGCCGACTGTGCTGCGGCTAATGTGA
- the fahA gene encoding fumarylacetoacetase has protein sequence MSWFEVAPGAPFGAEELPYGIFTTPDSEVRRVGVAIGDQVLDLSEMAHSAGLEGEVFQQPTLNPLMSLGPEAWAEARHLLQALLTEESGREIVEPHLRPAGSVQLHLPIEVADYVDFYASEYHATNVGRIFRPGGAPLTPNWKHLPIGYHGRAGTVVPTGTPVVRPNGQRKAPDQEEPTFGPSRRLDIEAELGFVVGVGSTQGVPVGVDAFAEHVFGAVLLNDWSARDLQAWEYVPLGPFLGKSFATSISAWVLPLAALDAARCPLPPQEPQLLDYLRGEVSGYAIEVEVWINGYLVSTCPYASMYYSPAQMLAHLTSNGASLRTGDLFGSGTISGPAAEQRGSLLELTWNGSEPLLLGGEERTFLADGDEVVLRGRAPGGPNGGVIRLGEVSGRITPAPTS, from the coding sequence ATGAGCTGGTTCGAGGTCGCACCGGGAGCGCCGTTCGGCGCCGAGGAACTGCCGTACGGGATCTTCACCACCCCCGATTCCGAGGTTCGCCGGGTGGGTGTCGCGATCGGTGACCAGGTGCTCGACCTGTCTGAGATGGCGCATTCCGCGGGGCTGGAAGGCGAGGTGTTCCAGCAGCCCACCCTGAATCCGCTGATGTCGCTGGGGCCTGAAGCCTGGGCCGAGGCGCGCCACCTGCTGCAGGCGCTGCTGACCGAGGAGTCCGGTCGGGAGATCGTCGAGCCACATCTGCGGCCGGCCGGGAGCGTGCAACTGCACCTGCCGATCGAGGTGGCCGACTATGTCGACTTCTACGCCAGCGAATATCACGCCACCAATGTCGGACGGATCTTCCGTCCCGGAGGCGCGCCGCTGACACCGAACTGGAAGCACCTGCCGATCGGCTATCACGGCCGGGCGGGCACCGTAGTGCCGACCGGTACGCCGGTGGTACGACCGAATGGGCAACGAAAGGCACCGGACCAGGAGGAGCCGACTTTCGGGCCCAGCCGCCGGCTCGACATCGAGGCGGAGCTGGGCTTCGTGGTCGGTGTCGGATCGACCCAGGGCGTACCGGTCGGTGTCGATGCCTTCGCCGAGCACGTCTTCGGGGCGGTGCTGCTCAACGACTGGTCGGCACGGGATCTGCAGGCCTGGGAGTATGTGCCGCTCGGTCCGTTCCTGGGCAAGAGCTTCGCCACCTCGATCTCGGCCTGGGTGCTGCCGCTGGCCGCCCTGGATGCGGCGCGTTGCCCGCTGCCGCCGCAGGAGCCGCAACTGCTGGACTATCTGCGCGGTGAGGTGAGCGGCTATGCGATCGAGGTCGAGGTCTGGATCAACGGCTATCTGGTGAGCACCTGCCCGTACGCGTCGATGTACTACTCCCCCGCCCAGATGCTGGCCCATCTGACCAGCAACGGCGCCTCGCTGCGCACCGGCGATCTGTTCGGCTCGGGCACCATCTCAGGCCCGGCAGCTGAGCAGCGCGGGTCGCTGCTGGAGCTGACTTGGAACGGCTCGGAGCCGCTGCTGCTCGGCGGTGAGGAACGAACCTTCCTCGCCGACGGGGACGAGGTCGTGCTGCGCGGCCGGGCGCCGGGCGGGCCGAACGGCGGCGTCATCCGGCTGGGCGAGGTGTCCGGTCGGATCACCCCGGCTCCGACCAGCTAG
- a CDS encoding S8 family peptidase — MTDTYTVLWDMSRSNLDEPFRGGLESVTPGGASTARVQRTELTKREVRDLSRAPEVAAVAPVMPTNLIAPVSNDEAGVEAAAEPAPGGVAWGIEAVGAVASQRDGSGVVPAILDTGIDASHPAFTGVTLDQVDFSGSGNGDRQGHGTHCAGTVFGRDVDGTRIGVARGVSHALIGKVLGDDGSGDSDMLFRGIQWAAQSGAQVISMSLGFDFPGLVQRLVQQGFPVDLATSRALEAYRANLRMFDTLMRLLAAQIDFTGGTVVAAASGNESKRKVNPDYEIGVSLPAAADGVLSVGALGRSPNGLVIAPFSNTFPQVAGPGVEVLSAKAGGGLVAFNGTSMATPHAAGIATLWWQDVTASPLPSTSTTVTARMLAACDLSQLALDVDVADRGMGLVQAPAQQLP, encoded by the coding sequence ATGACCGACACGTACACCGTCCTGTGGGACATGAGCCGCAGCAATCTCGACGAGCCGTTCCGGGGCGGACTGGAGAGTGTTACCCCTGGTGGCGCATCGACTGCGCGGGTGCAGCGAACCGAGCTGACCAAACGGGAGGTACGTGATCTCTCCCGCGCGCCCGAGGTCGCCGCGGTCGCTCCGGTGATGCCGACGAACCTGATCGCACCGGTGTCGAACGACGAGGCCGGGGTGGAGGCCGCGGCCGAACCGGCACCGGGCGGCGTGGCCTGGGGGATCGAGGCCGTCGGTGCCGTGGCCAGTCAACGCGACGGCTCCGGTGTGGTGCCGGCCATCCTGGACACCGGCATCGATGCCTCCCATCCGGCGTTCACCGGCGTGACCCTGGATCAGGTGGACTTCTCCGGTTCCGGCAACGGTGATCGCCAGGGGCACGGCACTCACTGCGCCGGCACGGTGTTCGGCCGCGATGTCGACGGCACCCGGATCGGGGTCGCCCGCGGCGTCAGCCATGCGCTGATCGGCAAAGTGCTCGGTGACGACGGCAGCGGCGACTCCGACATGCTGTTCCGCGGCATCCAGTGGGCCGCTCAGAGCGGCGCCCAGGTGATCTCGATGTCGCTGGGATTCGACTTCCCGGGGCTGGTGCAACGGCTGGTGCAGCAGGGTTTCCCGGTCGACCTGGCGACCTCGCGGGCACTGGAGGCCTACCGGGCGAATCTGCGGATGTTCGACACTTTGATGCGGCTGCTGGCGGCTCAGATCGACTTCACCGGGGGCACGGTGGTGGCCGCGGCCAGTGGCAATGAGAGCAAGCGCAAGGTCAACCCGGACTATGAGATCGGGGTGTCTCTGCCGGCGGCCGCCGACGGGGTGCTGTCGGTCGGCGCCCTGGGCCGCTCGCCGAACGGGCTGGTCATCGCCCCCTTCTCCAACACCTTCCCGCAGGTGGCCGGACCCGGTGTCGAGGTGCTCTCGGCCAAGGCCGGTGGCGGTCTGGTCGCCTTCAACGGCACCTCGATGGCCACCCCGCATGCGGCCGGGATCGCCACCTTGTGGTGGCAGGACGTGACGGCCTCCCCGCTGCCGTCGACCTCGACGACCGTCACAGCTCGAATGCTCGCTGCCTGCGACCTCAGCCAGCTGGCACTCGATGTGGACGTCGCAGACCGCGGCATGGGTCTGGTCCAGGCACCGGCGCAGCAGCTGCCCTAG
- a CDS encoding Mov34/MPN/PAD-1 family protein translates to MLRISQDYVDAIITHARRDFPDEACGVITGPEGSDVPARLIPMINADRSPTFFRFDPAEQFALHKEMDARDEEIVVVYHSHTSTEAYPSRTDIKFAAEPQAHYLLVSVAETGAEDGPAEVRSYRILDGVVTEEEIEITADRPAAAEQPE, encoded by the coding sequence GTGTTGAGGATCTCCCAGGATTATGTCGACGCGATCATCACCCACGCTCGGCGCGATTTCCCGGATGAGGCGTGTGGCGTGATCACCGGACCGGAGGGCTCCGATGTGCCGGCTCGCTTGATCCCGATGATCAATGCCGACCGTTCGCCGACCTTCTTCCGGTTCGACCCGGCTGAGCAGTTCGCCCTGCACAAGGAGATGGACGCCCGCGACGAGGAGATCGTCGTGGTCTACCACTCTCACACCTCCACCGAGGCATATCCGTCGCGGACCGACATCAAGTTCGCGGCGGAGCCACAGGCGCACTACCTCCTCGTGTCGGTGGCCGAGACGGGAGCCGAGGACGGACCGGCCGAGGTCCGGTCGTACCGGATCTTGGACGGTGTGGTCACCGAGGAGGAGATCGAGATCACGGCTGATCGGCCCGCCGCCGCGGAACAGCCGGAATAA
- a CDS encoding DUF2017 domain-containing protein, which produces MRKFRRKSGAVVTQLSGYEVELLTSLVNQLVEMISDGQPETFQRPESSDPFELWAQELAVDPDQPETHDDPVLRRLFPDAYPHDAQASSDFRRFTEREMKTKKIADAQVVLSSLAATAGGTIALRVPAEEVQPWLRTLTSVRIAVATRLGITDAESAEELAQLPDDDPRSFMVSVYDWLGFAQETMISAL; this is translated from the coding sequence ATGCGAAAGTTCCGGCGCAAGAGCGGGGCGGTGGTCACTCAGCTCAGCGGCTATGAAGTGGAGCTGCTGACCTCTTTGGTCAACCAGCTGGTGGAGATGATCAGCGACGGTCAGCCCGAGACCTTCCAGCGGCCCGAGAGCAGCGATCCGTTCGAGTTGTGGGCCCAGGAGCTCGCCGTCGATCCCGATCAGCCCGAAACCCACGACGATCCCGTGCTGCGACGGCTGTTCCCGGATGCCTATCCGCACGATGCTCAGGCGTCCTCGGACTTTCGTCGGTTCACCGAGCGAGAGATGAAGACGAAGAAGATCGCCGACGCGCAGGTGGTGTTGAGCTCCCTGGCCGCGACCGCGGGTGGGACGATCGCCTTGCGGGTGCCCGCCGAGGAGGTCCAGCCCTGGTTGCGGACGTTGACCAGCGTGCGGATCGCGGTGGCGACTCGGCTCGGCATCACCGACGCAGAGTCGGCGGAGGAGCTGGCCCAACTGCCCGACGACGACCCGCGGAGCTTCATGGTGAGTGTCTACGACTGGCTCGGGTTCGCCCAGGAGACGATGATCTCCGCGCTGTGA
- a CDS encoding MoaD/ThiS family protein has protein sequence MAVEVRIPTILRTYTGGAKAVAGDGGTLAEVIDDVESRHPGLKARLVEEAGLRRFVNVYVNDEDVRFTGGLGAPTADGDVVVVLPAVAGGC, from the coding sequence GTGGCCGTTGAAGTACGGATTCCGACCATCCTGCGGACTTACACCGGTGGTGCCAAGGCGGTGGCCGGCGACGGCGGCACCCTCGCCGAGGTGATCGATGATGTCGAGAGCCGTCATCCCGGGCTGAAGGCCCGACTGGTCGAAGAGGCCGGCCTTCGCCGGTTCGTGAACGTCTATGTCAACGACGAGGACGTCCGGTTCACCGGCGGTCTCGGGGCTCCCACTGCCGACGGCGATGTCGTCGTCGTGCTGCCGGCCGTCGCGGGTGGTTGCTGA
- a CDS encoding nicotinamidase has protein sequence MTGGTRALIVVDVQNDFCEGGSLAVAGGAEVGRRIAELIADEHGYDHVIATRDHHIDPGDHFSEHPDYVHSWPVHCVAGTAGAELHPNLGDTRFEAIFDKGEYAAAYSGFEGKCDGEPLADWLHSREVTDVDVCGIATDYCVKATALDAARNGFDTTVLLDLTAAVAPANTAEVITEWAAARVAVETEGIR, from the coding sequence ATGACCGGAGGCACCAGGGCGCTGATCGTCGTCGACGTGCAGAACGACTTCTGCGAGGGCGGGTCGCTGGCGGTGGCCGGCGGCGCCGAGGTCGGACGACGGATCGCGGAGCTGATCGCCGATGAGCACGGCTACGACCATGTGATCGCCACCCGCGACCACCACATCGATCCGGGCGATCACTTCTCCGAGCACCCCGACTACGTCCACTCCTGGCCGGTGCACTGTGTGGCCGGCACCGCCGGCGCTGAACTGCACCCGAATCTCGGTGACACCAGGTTCGAGGCGATCTTCGACAAGGGCGAGTATGCGGCCGCGTACTCGGGCTTCGAGGGGAAGTGCGACGGCGAGCCGCTGGCCGACTGGCTGCACAGCCGGGAGGTGACCGACGTGGATGTCTGCGGGATCGCGACCGACTACTGCGTCAAGGCCACCGCGCTGGACGCGGCCCGCAACGGCTTCGACACCACGGTCCTGCTGGACCTGACCGCCGCCGTAGCTCCCGCCAACACGGCCGAGGTGATCACCGAATGGGCCGCGGCCCGTGTCGCGGTCGAGACCGAGGGAATACGGTGA
- a CDS encoding oxidoreductase, which produces MANRAPWSIEQIPSQAGRTVVITGATSGVGQATAHVLADKGARVVVAARNLAKAEDVVRRLGADAQARPLDLADLDSVRAFAAAWVDPIDLLINNAGVMAVPLTRTAQGFELQFGTNHLGHFALTNLLLPWITDRIVCLSSAAHRVGHLDLTDLNWEHRRYRQWPAYGQSKLANLLFVLELQRRLTAAGSSVRAMAVHPGFVRTNLQGHSGNAVADRATLMVTKVMGQSPEHGAWSSLFAATADIPGGSYVGPAGMAGNRGTPILLGRSTEASDPELAKRLWTASEELTGVDFPL; this is translated from the coding sequence ATGGCGAACCGGGCACCGTGGTCGATCGAGCAGATTCCGTCACAAGCCGGGCGCACGGTGGTCATCACAGGCGCCACCAGCGGCGTCGGCCAAGCCACTGCACACGTGCTGGCCGACAAGGGCGCTCGGGTCGTGGTCGCGGCTCGCAACCTGGCAAAGGCCGAGGATGTGGTCCGTAGGCTGGGAGCTGACGCGCAGGCTCGCCCGCTGGACCTGGCCGATCTCGACTCGGTCCGCGCTTTCGCCGCTGCCTGGGTCGACCCGATCGACCTCTTGATCAACAATGCCGGTGTGATGGCGGTCCCGCTGACCCGAACCGCGCAGGGCTTCGAGTTGCAGTTCGGCACCAACCACCTGGGGCACTTCGCGCTCACCAACCTGCTGCTGCCCTGGATCACCGACCGGATCGTTTGCCTCAGTTCGGCCGCCCACCGGGTGGGCCACCTGGACCTGACCGATCTGAACTGGGAGCATCGCCGCTATCGGCAGTGGCCCGCGTACGGGCAGTCGAAGCTGGCGAACCTGCTGTTCGTGCTGGAGTTGCAGCGGAGGTTGACCGCAGCCGGCTCCTCCGTCCGCGCGATGGCTGTCCACCCGGGCTTCGTCCGCACCAATCTGCAGGGCCACAGCGGCAACGCGGTGGCGGACCGGGCAACCCTGATGGTCACCAAGGTGATGGGGCAATCTCCCGAACATGGTGCCTGGTCGTCGCTGTTCGCCGCGACCGCCGACATCCCGGGTGGGTCGTATGTGGGCCCAGCCGGAATGGCCGGCAATCGTGGCACCCCGATCCTGCTCGGCCGGTCCACCGAAGCCAGCGATCCTGAACTGGCCAAACGGCTGTGGACGGCGTCGGAAGAGCTGACCGGGGTCGACTTCCCGCTCTGA
- a CDS encoding nicotinate phosphoribosyltransferase: protein MSLSSAWGPTRVPTTALLTDHYELTMLRAALQAGTANRHSVFELFGRRLPPGRRYGVVCGVGRALRALRAFHFDEESLRFLLDTDVVDQPTADWLADFRFSGDIWGYPEGEIYFPGSPLLVVDSTFAEGVILETVLLSIYNHDSAIASAASRMTAMAGDRPCIEMGSRRTQELAAVAAARAAYIAGFEATSNLEAGRRYHVPTRGTSAHSFTLLHGDETEAFRAQIAALGTDTTLLVDTYDVTNAVRTGVELTDGKLGAVRLDSGDLALLATQVRALLDSLGATQTKIIVTSDLDEWNIAALSGAPVDGYGVGTALVTGSGHPTCGFVYKLVARADTDDPGAPLVSVAKKSTDKVSVGGRKFALRRFNDRGVAELELIGIGAPPVGDHNDRELLVPLVQGGEILVEEDLAAARERHRRSRAELPLEAWKMSRGEPVIDTAYLDEHGSLDNPYAPKL, encoded by the coding sequence GTGAGCCTTTCCAGCGCTTGGGGCCCGACGCGGGTGCCCACCACCGCATTGCTGACCGATCACTACGAGCTCACCATGCTGCGGGCTGCCTTGCAGGCGGGCACGGCGAACCGGCACAGCGTCTTCGAGCTCTTCGGCCGCCGCTTGCCGCCCGGTCGTCGGTACGGCGTGGTGTGCGGGGTCGGCCGTGCCCTGCGAGCGTTGCGTGCCTTTCACTTCGATGAGGAGTCGTTGCGCTTCCTGCTTGATACGGACGTGGTCGACCAGCCCACCGCCGACTGGCTCGCCGACTTCCGCTTCTCCGGTGACATCTGGGGCTATCCGGAGGGTGAGATCTATTTCCCCGGCTCTCCGTTGCTGGTCGTGGACAGCACCTTCGCCGAGGGCGTCATCTTGGAGACGGTGCTGCTCAGCATCTACAACCACGACTCGGCGATCGCGTCGGCTGCGTCACGAATGACGGCGATGGCCGGCGATCGGCCCTGCATCGAGATGGGCTCCCGGCGCACCCAGGAGCTGGCTGCCGTGGCCGCTGCCCGCGCCGCCTACATCGCCGGATTCGAGGCCACCTCGAACCTGGAGGCAGGCAGGCGCTACCACGTACCCACTCGTGGCACGTCCGCGCACTCCTTCACCCTGCTGCACGGCGACGAGACCGAGGCGTTCCGCGCCCAGATCGCCGCGCTCGGCACCGACACCACTCTGCTGGTCGACACCTATGACGTGACCAACGCGGTGCGTACCGGGGTGGAGTTGACGGACGGAAAGCTCGGCGCGGTCCGGCTCGACTCCGGCGATCTGGCGCTGCTGGCCACCCAGGTACGTGCCCTGCTGGACTCCCTCGGCGCGACCCAGACCAAGATCATCGTCACCTCCGACCTGGACGAGTGGAACATCGCCGCCCTGTCCGGTGCGCCGGTCGACGGCTATGGGGTGGGCACCGCGCTCGTCACCGGCAGTGGGCATCCGACCTGCGGTTTCGTCTACAAGCTGGTGGCCCGCGCCGACACTGACGACCCGGGGGCCCCGCTGGTCTCGGTCGCCAAGAAGAGCACCGACAAGGTCAGCGTCGGCGGTCGCAAATTCGCGCTGCGCCGGTTCAACGATCGTGGCGTTGCCGAGTTGGAGTTGATCGGCATCGGCGCTCCTCCGGTCGGCGATCACAACGACCGCGAACTGCTGGTGCCCCTGGTGCAGGGCGGTGAGATCCTGGTCGAGGAGGATCTGGCGGCAGCCCGCGAGCGACACCGACGATCCCGGGCGGAGCTGCCGCTGGAGGCGTGGAAGATGTCCCGCGGCGAACCGGTGATCGACACCGCCTATCTCGATGAGCACGGCTCGCTGGACAACCCGTACGCACCGAAGCTCTGA
- the clpS gene encoding ATP-dependent Clp protease adapter ClpS, which translates to MVGMPETEGGQVTPAGSTAIADRPQEEALIQTPWVTIVWDDPVNLMSYVTHVFVTYFHYAKSKARRLMLQVHTEGKAVVSSGSREEMERDVTAMHEFGLWATLDKAEK; encoded by the coding sequence ATGGTCGGTATGCCCGAGACCGAGGGCGGGCAGGTGACGCCCGCCGGAAGCACCGCGATCGCCGACCGTCCCCAAGAAGAGGCCCTCATCCAGACACCCTGGGTGACGATCGTGTGGGACGACCCGGTCAACCTGATGTCGTACGTGACGCATGTCTTCGTCACCTATTTCCACTACGCCAAGTCCAAGGCGCGACGGCTGATGCTGCAGGTCCACACGGAGGGCAAGGCGGTGGTGTCCAGCGGCTCCCGCGAGGAGATGGAGCGGGACGTCACGGCGATGCACGAGTTCGGCCTCTGGGCCACCCTGGACAAGGCTGAGAAGTAG
- a CDS encoding homogentisate 1,2-dioxygenase, protein MAFYRSVGEIPPKRHTVFRQLDGTLYAEELMGEEGFSSDSSLLYHRGIPSAMSGARVWDLPDLTTVPNHPLRPLHLRLPALFVGRDPAEVDLVTGRILVLGNGDVRISYAVGSQASPLYRNAVGDECVYIESGSGVVETVFGALTFQDRDYVLIPRATVHRWLPDGVVKAYAIEANSHISPPKRYLSRYGQLLEHSPYCERDLHGPTEPLLVEGTDVEIYTKHRGNGPSGIVGSIVSASTHPFDVVGWDGCLYPYTFNVDDFEPITGRVHQPPPVHQVFEGYNFVVCNFVPRKVDYHPLAIPVPYYHSNVDSDEIMFYCGGDYEARKGSGIGLGSITVHPGGHSHGPQPGAAEAAIGKHYFDELAVMVDTFRPLELGPGALASDDGKYAGSWDRVLHE, encoded by the coding sequence ATGGCCTTCTATCGCAGCGTCGGCGAGATCCCACCCAAGCGTCATACCGTCTTCCGGCAGCTGGATGGGACGCTCTACGCCGAGGAGTTGATGGGGGAGGAGGGCTTCTCGTCAGACTCGTCCCTGCTCTATCACCGGGGCATTCCCTCGGCCATGAGCGGGGCGCGGGTCTGGGACCTGCCGGACCTGACCACAGTGCCGAATCACCCGTTGCGTCCCCTGCACCTGCGGCTGCCCGCGTTGTTCGTGGGTCGTGATCCTGCCGAGGTCGACCTGGTCACCGGTCGGATCCTGGTGCTGGGCAACGGTGATGTCCGGATCAGCTATGCGGTCGGATCCCAGGCCTCGCCGCTCTATCGCAACGCCGTCGGGGATGAGTGCGTCTACATCGAGTCCGGCTCAGGCGTGGTCGAGACCGTCTTCGGTGCGTTGACCTTCCAGGACCGGGACTACGTGCTCATCCCGCGCGCCACGGTGCACCGCTGGCTGCCGGACGGCGTGGTGAAGGCGTACGCGATCGAGGCCAACTCCCACATCTCACCCCCGAAGCGCTATCTGTCCCGGTACGGCCAACTGCTGGAGCACAGCCCGTACTGCGAGCGGGATCTGCATGGGCCGACCGAGCCGCTGCTGGTCGAGGGCACCGACGTGGAGATCTACACCAAGCATCGAGGCAACGGACCGAGCGGCATCGTCGGCTCGATCGTGTCGGCGAGCACGCACCCGTTCGACGTGGTCGGCTGGGACGGCTGCCTCTATCCGTACACGTTCAACGTCGACGACTTCGAGCCGATCACCGGCCGGGTGCATCAGCCGCCGCCGGTCCATCAGGTCTTCGAGGGATACAACTTCGTGGTCTGCAATTTCGTGCCGCGCAAGGTCGACTACCACCCGCTGGCGATCCCGGTGCCTTACTACCACTCCAATGTGGACTCCGACGAGATCATGTTCTATTGCGGCGGCGACTATGAGGCTCGAAAGGGTTCCGGCATCGGGCTGGGCTCGATCACCGTTCACCCCGGCGGTCACAGTCACGGGCCCCAGCCGGGTGCGGCGGAAGCGGCCATCGGCAAGCACTACTTCGACGAGCTCGCGGTGATGGTCGACACCTTCCGTCCGCTCGAGCTCGGACCCGGTGCGCTGGCCAGCGATGACGGAAAGTATGCGGGCAGCTGGGATCGAGTACTACACGAGTAG
- a CDS encoding metallophosphoesterase family protein, giving the protein MNAQELLGAEPAYRSTSRTSDEGAGWTPETTDALAELPDAAWVALACEQPTGDLPSAADGRALRQLPRKLTWFRAKVLWGTRNDFIARLSDPTAGLRRRHVGDPDRHRLSVDLTTPAGQGSEGPLSFLLMGDTGEGDCSQYALVPPLTTVAARVNARFLFVCSDVIYPVGRLNDYTVRFYHPYKTLPVPIYAIPGNHDWYDGLEAFMTNFVGPDAVGAAAAEVTAKPSSRLARVRAWCLDLIRELLWSNPNWNLNQELIAAGPPMRGAANQQRQPAQPGPYFTIETDHVRFVCIDTGILGGLDGDQGRWLREVSADEKPKILLTGKPLVVDGEVKRAYRIEDAPPELDTVLKVAHHPDHHYVAVIGGDVHNYQHYRVRLTGPGQPPGRVMHHIVSGGGGAFMHATHLVSYVDTAEEDLAFGEQDYRAYPLRMDSLAAFSIVLQSVVSRLRLPLKIQIDDRQAAQMINQRFTRLGAPEPYPELRRPGEPVAPAAPPPLTWLQRVVNRGILVAIGGRRFQSLLAPALDWDRPPFFKHFLQLEVGPAGVRVRCYAVTGRGGKDEIDPPVEEEFTIPIG; this is encoded by the coding sequence ATGAATGCACAGGAGTTGCTCGGCGCAGAGCCCGCATACCGAAGCACGTCGCGCACCAGCGACGAGGGCGCAGGCTGGACACCGGAGACCACGGACGCGCTCGCCGAGCTCCCCGATGCCGCTTGGGTGGCATTGGCGTGCGAGCAGCCGACCGGCGACCTGCCGTCGGCCGCGGACGGTCGGGCTCTGCGCCAACTGCCCCGCAAACTCACCTGGTTTCGGGCAAAGGTGCTCTGGGGAACCCGCAACGACTTCATCGCTCGGTTGTCCGACCCGACGGCGGGGTTGCGTCGCCGGCACGTGGGCGACCCGGATCGGCACCGGCTCAGCGTCGACCTGACCACACCGGCCGGACAGGGGTCCGAAGGACCATTGTCCTTCCTGCTGATGGGTGACACCGGCGAGGGTGATTGCAGCCAGTACGCCCTGGTGCCACCGCTCACCACCGTCGCGGCGCGGGTGAACGCACGTTTCCTCTTTGTGTGCAGCGATGTCATCTATCCGGTGGGCCGGCTCAACGACTACACGGTGAGGTTCTATCACCCGTACAAGACGCTCCCGGTGCCGATCTATGCCATTCCCGGCAACCACGACTGGTACGACGGACTCGAAGCGTTCATGACCAACTTCGTCGGCCCGGACGCGGTCGGGGCAGCGGCCGCGGAGGTGACCGCCAAGCCCAGCTCCCGGCTGGCTCGCGTGCGAGCCTGGTGCCTGGATCTCATCCGCGAACTGCTGTGGTCGAACCCGAACTGGAACCTGAACCAGGAACTGATCGCCGCTGGTCCGCCGATGCGCGGGGCGGCCAACCAGCAGCGGCAGCCGGCTCAGCCGGGGCCGTACTTCACCATCGAGACCGACCACGTACGGTTCGTCTGTATCGACACCGGGATCCTCGGTGGCCTCGACGGTGACCAGGGACGCTGGCTGCGGGAGGTGTCCGCCGACGAGAAGCCCAAGATCTTGTTGACCGGGAAGCCGCTGGTGGTCGACGGCGAGGTCAAGCGGGCGTACCGGATCGAGGACGCGCCGCCCGAGCTGGACACAGTGCTGAAGGTCGCGCACCATCCCGACCATCACTACGTGGCCGTCATCGGCGGCGATGTCCACAACTATCAGCACTACCGGGTACGGCTGACGGGGCCGGGCCAGCCGCCGGGGCGGGTCATGCATCACATCGTGTCCGGGGGTGGCGGCGCCTTCATGCACGCGACGCATCTGGTGTCGTACGTCGACACGGCGGAGGAGGATCTGGCCTTCGGCGAGCAGGACTATCGGGCCTACCCGCTGCGGATGGACTCGCTGGCCGCGTTCAGCATCGTGCTGCAGTCGGTCGTCTCGCGTCTGCGGCTGCCACTGAAGATCCAGATCGACGACCGCCAGGCCGCGCAGATGATCAACCAGCGCTTCACCCGGCTGGGCGCGCCGGAGCCCTACCCGGAGCTGAGACGGCCGGGTGAGCCGGTCGCACCGGCCGCACCGCCGCCGCTGACCTGGCTGCAGCGGGTGGTGAATCGAGGCATCCTGGTGGCAATCGGTGGCCGGCGGTTCCAGAGCCTGCTGGCCCCCGCGCTCGATTGGGATCGCCCGCCGTTCTTCAAGCACTTCCTGCAGCTCGAGGTCGGTCCCGCCGGGGTCCGCGTCCGCTGCTATGCGGTGACTGGTCGAGGAGGCAAGGACGAGATTGATCCGCCGGTGGAGGAGGAGTTCACCATCCCCATCGGTTGA